One genomic segment of Gemmatimonadota bacterium includes these proteins:
- a CDS encoding cytochrome c maturation protein CcmE: protein MKPSTKFALGSVAIVAVVTLLMVEGVKQTGTYFLTPSQLVAKAEQDPSLHDVGVKVSAKVVKGSIKRDPAAQRVDFTISDGTKSFPVTYIGLVPDTFTDKNEIEVVAEGKFGRDGTFHATVLVAKCGSRYEAQWDEMAKNKTT from the coding sequence ATGAAGCCCAGCACCAAGTTCGCACTCGGTAGCGTCGCCATTGTCGCGGTCGTCACGCTCCTGATGGTCGAGGGGGTCAAGCAGACGGGAACCTACTTCCTCACGCCATCGCAGCTGGTCGCGAAGGCCGAGCAGGACCCGTCACTGCACGATGTCGGCGTCAAGGTGAGTGCCAAGGTGGTGAAGGGGTCGATCAAGCGTGACCCGGCTGCCCAGCGCGTCGACTTCACCATCAGTGACGGCACGAAGTCGTTCCCGGTGACCTACATCGGCCTGGTGCCGGACACCTTCACCGACAAGAACGAGATCGAGGTCGTCGCCGAGGGAAAGTTCGGACGCGACGGCACCTTCCACGCGACCGTCCTGGTCGCCAAGTGCGGGTCCCGCTACGAAGCGCAGTGGGACGAGATGGCGAAGAACAAAACCACCTGA